The window GGCGTTCGCGCCGCCGTCTGCGGTGCCCTCGCCGGCCGAAGCCGAGCCGTCGGCCCCGCCGTCGTGGCCGCCGGGGTTCGCGCCGCCGTCGGCGGTGCCTTCGCCGCCGCCTGCGCCCTCGGTGGTGATGTCGTCGTCGTTGATTGCCATGGGTTTCTCCAATCGCCGGCGGTAGCTGCCGTCGCTCTCCAACCTACGCCGCACCCCCGACGCCCGACAGACCCCGCCCTGCGACCCCCGTCGGAACTTCCCTCACCGCACGAATAGGTCGTGCGCTAGAATTCTGTACATGGCTGTCATCCCCGTCGCCGAGGCCCGCGCGAACTTCTCGAAGATCGTCGAGTCGGCCTCGACCACCCACGAACGATTCGATGTGACGCGCAACGGCGCGCGGGCCGCCGTCATCCTGGGCGCCGACGACTACGACTCTCTGATCGAGACCGTCGAGATCCTCGGTGACAGCGAGACGGTCGA of the Herbiconiux flava genome contains:
- a CDS encoding type II toxin-antitoxin system Phd/YefM family antitoxin → MAVIPVAEARANFSKIVESASTTHERFDVTRNGARAAVILGADDYDSLIETVEILGDSETVEAIRAGLGDLVDGETRSADDVREAMRRAGRLPE
- a CDS encoding BatC protein, with amino-acid sequence MAINDDDITTEGAGGGEGTADGGANPGGHDGGADGSASAGEGTADGGANADGHDGGADGSADEGEGTADGGANPGGHDGGADGSA